CATTCACGGCGCTCCTGATACTGCTTGCGCAGGCGGTCGAACTCGCCCGGCTGACCGGCGACGTTGCGCAGCGGCGCATCATCGCGGCGCACATCATACACCAGATGCGCCAGACGTTTTAGCGTTGCCTGATCGAGCGGGCCGTGCAGGGTAATACGGCCAAACTCCGGCGCCGGCAGCAGGGTCTCCAGCGAGACCTGCTGCGCCTGGCCGATAAAGCGGGTCCAGGCCTCAAAGACCTGGGTCGTGCCGCGCGCTTTGCCTTCCAGCGTGTAGCCGGCAATATGCGCGGTGCCGATATCGACGCGATCAAGCAGCTCGACGTTAAGATCGGGCTCCGGCTCCCAGACGTCCAGCACCACGCTGAGATCGTCGCGCTGCTGCAGCACGCGCAGCAGCGCCGCGTTATCCACCACCGGCCCGCGACAGGCGTTGATTAAAATTGCGTTGGGCTTCAGCGCGCGCAGCAGCGCCTCGTCCGCCATATGCAGCGTCTGATAGCGGCCCGCTTTAAACAGCGGTGTATGGAAGGTCAGTACGTCCGCCTGCGCCGCCACGGTTTCCAGCGGCAGGAAATCGCCCGCATCGCCGCGATCGGCGCGCGGCGGATCGCACAGCAGCGTTTTCACGCCCAGCGCTTCCAGCCGCTTTTGCAAACGGCCGCCGACATTGCCGACGCCGACAATGCCGACGGTACGGTCGGTAAGCTGAAAGCCGTCGCGCTCCGCCAGCATCAACAGCGCGGAGAAGACATACTCCACCACCGCAATGGCGTTGCAACCCGGCGCGGCGGAGAAGCCGATGCCCTGACGCGCCAGAAAATCCTCATCGATATGATCGGTGCCGGCGGTGGCGGTGCCGACGAACTTAATCGCCTTACCGCCCAGCAGCGTTTCGTTCACCTTCGTGACGGATCGCACCATCAGCGCATCGGCGTCGTCCAGCGCCGCCGTCGGAATCGGGCGGCCCGGCACCGCGATCACCTCGCCCGTGCGGCTGAACAGCTCGCGGGCGTAGGGCATATTTTCATCTACCAGAATTTTCACTACGGCTTTCCTGCATCGACTGAAAAGAGAGGTATGTTGCCATACTCATGGCGGAAATTCATGCCGCAACGTGCCGCCGTCCGGCGCGGTAGCGCTCCGGCGTGGTGCCCGCCTGCTGCTGAAACATCACGATCAGCGCCGAGGCGGAGCTGTAGCCCAGCTCCAGCGCGATATCCTGCACCGATCGCCCCTGCTCCAGCAGCGAAACCGCATGCAGAAAGCGCAGCCGCTGGCGCCATTCGCTGAGCGACATGCCCAGCTGCGCCTGACAGCGGCGCGCCAGCGTGCGTTCGGTGGTATAGACGCGCTGCGCCCACTGCGCGATGGTGGTGGTGTCGCCGGGATGGTTTTCCAGCGCCTGCAGAATCGGCGCCAGATATTTGTCCGTCGAGCGCGGCAGATAGCTCTCCTGCGTCGGCGCCAGCAGCAGCTGGTCGCGCACCACTTCGCACAGGCGCATATCGGCTTCGCTCTGCGGCAGATGCAGCTGACGCGCGGCGAAATCATCCACGATCGCTTTCACGATCGGCCCCGCCTGAATCAGACAGGGCTGCGTTGGCATGCCGTCGCAGAGCGCGGCGGCGATGTTAAAGGTCAGCAGGCGGGCATGCTTATGGTTATAGCTGGCGTGTTCGCGCTGCGGCGGGATCCAGACCGGAAACGCGGCCGGGGTAAGCAGCCGCTTGCCTTCAACGTCGATCTGCAGCACATTGCCCTCGACAAAAATCAGCTGGCCCCAGCGATGGGTGTGCGACAGGTACTCGGTGCGCGCGTTGGTCTGCTCATAGCGCAGGAAGAAACGAAAATCGTCGGCGTGCGCCGGCTCCTGATAAACAAGCTGAACCATCTGTTCTCCATAAACGGTGCGGCGATCTGTCCGGTCGGTGAGTAATTTTGTCAGATTTTAATTATCTGTCTGAAAACGGACAAGCGTACACTGCTCGCTATTCGATTAAAGGTAGATAACGATGAGCTTTCTTTTTCCCCTTTTTGCCGTACTTATCTGGTCAATCAACGCCATTGTCAGCAAACTTTCCGCCGGCGCCATCGATCCGGCAGCCATCTCGTTCTATCGCTGGCTGCTGGCGCTGGTGGCGCTGACGCCATTCGTGCTGCCCGCCGTCTGGCGCAATCGCCGCGAGGTGGCGAAATCAGGGTGGAAGCTGCTGGTACTGGGGCTGTTGGGCATGGTGCTTTATCAGTGTCTGACTTACTATGCGGCGCACAGCGTCACTGCGCTGTTTATGGGTATCCTGAACGCGCTGATCCCGCTGCTGACGGTGCTGCTGAGCGTGGTGATATTACGCGTCGCGCCGACGCTCGGCATTCTGCTCGGCACGCTCTGTTCATTTGGCGGGCTGATTTGGCTGGTAAGCCAGGGCAATCCCGCGCAGCTGCTGACGCACGGGCTGGGCACCGGCGAGCTAATGATGTTCGCCGCCTCGACCTCCTATGCGCTCTACGGCGTGCTGACCAAACGCTGGGCGATCGCCCTGCCGGGTTGGCAGAGCCTCTATGTGCAGATCTTTTTTGGCGTGCTGCTGCTGTTGCCTAACTTTTTACGCGCGCCGGACGTCAGCCTGACCGCCGACAATATTCCACTGGTGCTGTTCGCCGGCATCCCCGCTTCGATTATCGCGCCGTTTCTCTGGATCCAGGGCGTGCTACGCATGGGCGCCAGCACCACCAGCATCTTTATGAATCTGGTGCCGATCTTTACCGCCGTTATCGCCGTGCTGTTTCTGCATGAAACGCTGCACAGCTATCACTTTATCGGCGGCGGCGTCACGCTGCTTGGCGTGATTATCGCGCAGCGCCTGCGCGCGCCGCTTTTTAGCCGCCGCGCCGCGCCGACAGCGGAAAAAGACGCCGCTTCCTGAGCCTTGACCTGCGCGATTTCTCTCCCGACGCGGCCGGTGCTAACGAAAAAGCCGCTGCGTCGGCGAGAGGCTGACCGTTCCGGGGAAAAATCCCCTCTTTAGCCGCGCCTCGCCCCTGGATTTTTCTATGCCAGGATTGGTATCATAGCGCCCTATTCCACTTTTCCGGCGCGCCCCGGATATTGACCCGCCGTTTTAAGGATTCCGCCATGCAACCTGTTACTGGCCCCGGCGCGCCCCAGGGCGATCGCACAACTGTACCCGGCCAGCCTCCTCGCGGCGGCACGCCTGGCGAACAGCCCCTTTCTCCGGCACAGCGCACCACGCTGGAACGGTTAGTGGTCCGCATCATGTCGCTCAGCACCTTAAAGGCGCCTGAGCTGTGGGCGGGGCTGCGCCATGAAGTTGGGGTGAAAAACGATGCGGAGCTGCAGTCGCGTCACTTCCCCGCGGCGGAAAACTTCCTTAATGGCAGGCTGTCGCAGGTGCAGAACAACCACGCCACGCGCCAGCTGTTGCAGCAGCTGACCGGACTGTTGCCGCAGGGCAATAATCGTCAGGCGGTGAGTGATTTTATTCGTCAGCAGTTTGGCCATACGGTGCTAAGTTCGCTGTCGCAGGATCAGCTGCGTCAGGTGCTGACTATGCTGCAAAACGGCCAGATGACCATTCCGCAGCCACAGCTGACCCGCAACAGCGATCGTACCCTGCTGCCGGCGGAGCATCAGACGCTGAATCAGCAGGTGGTGAAGCTGGCCGCCGCTACCGGCGAGCAATCCTCCTCGGTATGGACCGCCGCCCTGAAACTGGTGGGCCTGAAAAGCGGCGATCCGATCCCGTCGCGCCATTTCCCGCTGCTGACACAATATCTCCAGGTGCGCCAGACCCTGAGCCAGCAGCACGCGCCAACGCTGCAAATGCTGGAGGCGGCGCTGAAGCACCCGCCGGATCGCGCCGAACAACAGCTGCTGGAGGATTACAGCCAGCAGCGTTTTCAGGCGACGCCGCAAACGGTGCTGACTGCCGCGCAGGCGCAGGATCTGCTGAATCTGCTCTTTTCCCGCCGCGCCGAGCGGGTCAGCGAGAGCGAAACGCTGCGCGCCGACAGCGAAATCAATCCGCAGCCGATCTATAACCCGCAGATCCCGTGGCTGCCCGCGCCGCTGCAGCCGCTGGCGGACCGGCCGATGCTGGGCGCCTTTATTGTCATGGTGGTAGTCGTACTGCTGCTGTGGCTGGTGTTCTGATCCGCTCCCGGGCCGCGCTGCTACGGCGGCTGTTCTGATCCCCCACGCTTCCTGCGCTCCCTAATGCCTGCGGCCAGTTGAGATCCAACCGGCCGCCGCGCATCTGCGTTTTCTGACCACCACCGCGCCGTTAACCGCCGCCGCAGCGTCGTGCGCTAACAGCCGCAGTCGCTGCGTGCCGCCTGCTGCGGCCATTCGCCCGGCGCATCCCCCTCGACGATCGGATGCTGGTCGCGCCGCCAGAAATCGAGCCCGCCGATTAACTCCTTCACGCGCAGGCCGGCGCTGGCCAGCTTCCACGCCGCTTTGGTCGAACCGTTGCAGCCGATGCCGTCACAGTAGGTCACGTAAACTTTGCTTCGGTCGAGCTGCGCCAGCCGCTCCGGCGTCATATCGCGGTGGGGAAAATTAACGGCGCCGCAGATGTGGCCCGCACGCCAGGCCTGCGGCGCGCGCGCGTCGATTACCACAATCTCTTCAATGCCGTTGGCTAAATCTTCGGCAACGTCCCAGGCGTCGGCGTAATAAGCGAGCTTGCGCGCCAGCCAGGCCGCGCTATCGGCAGCGTCAGGCGGAGGAAAGGACAGTACGGTGGATAAAGGGTTCATGGTTTTCTCCTGTGGTTTTTCTTCCATCATAATGGCGTATCGGTATGATGCAGGATACCCATTCCACCCTATCGATAAGACCCATTATGGCTGCCCTCAGCGCCCGTATTCTGATGCTCTACTCCGCGCAACACAGCGCCACCCGGCGCGATCGCCTCTGTAACGCGTTGCGCCAGGCGATCGGCGAAGGCGCCCTGACGGCAGGCAACCGTCTGCCCTCTTCGCGCCTGCTGGCCGTGGAGCTGCAGCTTTCGCGCGTTACGGTGGAAGCCGCCTACGGCCAGCTGGAAAGTGAAGGCTATCTGATGCGCAAAACTGGCCAGGGCACCTTTGTCGCCGTGACCCTGCGCGCGCCGGACGTTAAGCCGGCCGCTGGCGGCGTGCCGCAGAACGTTACCCTTTCACGTCGCGCCGCAACGGTGGTGGCGAGCGGTGGCTGTCAGGATCCGCTTTACCCTCAGGCATTCGCGGCGGGCTCGCCGGAACTGCGCGCCTTTCCTCATCAGCTGTGGCGCCGCCTTACCGCGCGTCAGCAGCGGCTGGGCAGCACGCTGATGCGCTATGGCGATCCACAGGGCTGGCTGCCGCTGCGTCAGGCGATCGCCGCTTATCTGGCGCAGGCGCGCGGGGTGCGCTGCGTGCCCGAGCAGATTATGGTACTGACCAGCTCGCAGCAGGCGCTGCAGATGTTGTCGCTGCTGCTGCTGGATAGCGGAGAGGAGGTGTGGATGGAAAACCCCGGCTATCCGGGCGCGCGCCACGCTTTTCTCTGCGCAGGCGCCCATATTAGCGGCGTAGCGGTCGATGAACGGGGAGCCGTGCCGCCTGCCAACGGCGCGCCACGGCTGATTTACCTGACCCCCTCCCATCAGTATCCCACCGGCGCGCCGCTCAGCCTGGAGAGGCGGCTGGCATGGCTGACGCTGGCGGAGCAAAAACAGAGCTGGATCGTGGAGGATGATTACGACAGCGAGTTCTGGTACGACGCGCAGCCAATGCCCGCCATGCAGGGATTGCGGCCTGATGGCCGGGTGATCTACCTTGGCACCTTCTCCAAATCGCTGTTCCCTTCGCTGCGGCTGGCGTGGATGGTGGTGCCGGATGCGTTTATCGACCCGCTGATGCGCCTGCGCAGCGTGATGGACGGGCACAGCGCGCTGCTGCCGCAGGCAGTGACCGCTGCTTTTATCGAACAGGGGCACTATGCGGCGCACCTGCGTCTGATGCGCCAGCTCTACCAGAGCCGCCGCGACCTGCTGCAGGAGCAGCTGAATACACGCCTCTCCGATCCGCTGCAGCTGCTGCCCTGCCGCGGCGGCCTGCAGATGACCGCCCTGCTGCGTCAGGGAGAGGAGGCGGCGCTAACGCGGCGCGCGGCGCAGCAACAGCTGCTGCTGCCACGCCTTGCGCCCTGCTGGCCGGGGGCTGAATTCCCAAAGCAGCAGGGATGGCTGCTCGGCTTCGCCGCGCTGGAGCGCGCGGAGATTATCGCCGGAGTCAACAAGCTGGCCGCCCTTTTCCGGCCTTAGCCTCTGATGGCGAGCGACAGCATCATGCCGAGCGCAGCGCAGGCGGCGGCGGCGAAATAGACCGCGCCGTAGCCGAGCGAGGTCGCCAGCAGGCCGGTCAGCGGCCCGGTAACGCCATAGGCGATATCCTGAAAAGCAGCGAAGCCGCCAAGCGCCGTGCCGCGTACCTGCGGCGCCACCCGTTTCACCACCTCAACGCCGAGCGCCGGGAAGACCAGCGAGCAGCCACAGCCGGTCAGTGCGGCACCCGCCAACGCCATCGCGCCGCTGGTAGAGAAGCCCATCAGCAGCAGCCCCGCCACCTCAATTGCCAGCGACGCCGCCGCCACGCGACGGCCGCCGAGCCTGTCCGGCAGCGCGCCAAAGAAGATGCGCATCAGCACGAAGGCGCAGCCAAAGGCGCTCAGGGCGAAACCGGCGTTGCCCCAGTTTCGCTCCGCAAACCAGAGCGAGGTAAAGGTGCCGATGGCGGCAAAGCCTACGCCCTGCAGCGCCAGCGCGCAGCCTGGCGAAAAGATTTGCCCGACCACGCGCCACAGCGAAGGGCGTTCGCCGCCCTGCACCGGCACCGGCCGGATCCAGCCATTCAGCGCCAGCGAGATCAGCGGCAGCAGCAGCGCCGCTGCGCCCAACCCGCTAAAACCCCAGCGCGTATGGATCCACAGCCCCAGCGGCGCGCCCGCCGCCAGCGCACCGTAAATCGCCATGCCATTCCATGACATCACCAGGCCGGAACGCTTCGGCCCCACCAGCCCCAGCCCCCAGGTCATATTACCGGTCAGTAACAGGCTTTCGCCAAAGCCCAGCAGCAAACGCCCTGCCACCAGCAGCGCGAATTTCCCGGCGGCAGCCAGCGGCAGCTGGGCGGCGAGCAGATAGGCTGCGCCGACCAGCGCGATCGCCAGCATGCCTTGCTGGGTGGTGATTTTCGCCCCGTGCCGATCGGCGCGTCTGCCGGCGAAGCTGCGCGTCAGCAGCGTGGCGAAAAACTGAACGCCCACCGCCACCCCCACCATCAGGTTGCTGTAGCCCAGCGTCTGATGCACAAACAGCGGGATGACCGGCAGCGCCAGCCCGGCGGTAAGATAAGTTAAGAAAACGGCGAAAGAGGTGCAGGCGATAAGCGCCTTGCTTTGTGAAGAGTGGATTGTCGTCTCGGACATTCGTCACGGTTCTCCTGATTATTGCAGGCGCATATCAGCCACGTGCGCCCCGATAGCCAGCCTTACAGGCCGGAGCGGGTGCGTTGGTTGACGTGAACGCTTACGCAATATCATGACGATATTGTTAACGGGAAACGGCGCGGCGCGGATGCGTCAGGCGCTGGCAGGGAGTGTAATAGAGATGTCCGCGCGGCACCAACAGCGGCGGGCGGCTTTTTGCTTTTCACCTGCGGGAATGCGCGTCTTCTCGCAAAAAACCACGCATCGCGCGGAAGCGCACCGGCGAAAAAAAAGCCCGGCGGGAAGCCGGGCTGATAGTAACGTATCGCTTACTGATATTTACGCATGGTCAGCGTGGCGTTGGTACCGCCGAAGCCGAAGCTGTTGGACATTACTGTCGTCAGCTTGCGCTCGGTGGTTTCGGTGATGATATTCATCCCTTCCGCCGCCGCATCGCGCTCTTCCACGTTGATGCTCGGCGCGATAAAGCCATGCTCCAGCATCAGCAGGGTGTAGATCGCTTCCTGTACGCCCGCCGCGCCCAGCGAGTGACCGGTCATCGCTTTGGTTGCGGAGATCGCCGGCTGCTGTTCGCCGAACACTTCGCGGATGGCGCCCAGCTCTTTCACATCGCCGACCGGCGTGGAGGTGCCGTGGGTGTTCAGGTAGTCGATCGGGGTATCGAGCCCCTGCATCGCCATCTTCATGCAGCGCACCGCGCCTTCGCCTGATGGAGCAACCATGTCCGCGCCATCGGAGGTCGCGCCGTAGCCAACGATTTCCGCATAGATATGCGCGCCGCGCGCCAGCGCATGCTCCAGCTCTTCAACCACGACCATACCGCCGCCGCCGGCGATGACGAAACCGTCACGGTTGGCGTCATAGGTACGGGAGGCTTTTTCCGGCGTTTCGTTATATTTGGTAGAGAGCGCGCCCATTGCGTCAAACTCGCAGGCCATTTCCCAGCTCAGCTCTTCGCCGCCGCCGGCAAAAACGATATCCTGTTTGCCCAGCTGGATCTGCTCTACTGCGTTGCCGATGCAGTGCGCGGAAGTGGCGCAGGCGGAGCTGATAGAGTAGTTCACGCCGTGGATTTTAAACGGCGTCGCCAGGCAGGCGGAGACGCCGGAGCCCATCGCTTTGGTGACCACGTACGGGCCTACCGCTTTCAGGCCGCGCGGGCTGCGCATTGCGTCAGCGCCGAACACCTGGTAACGCGGAGAACCGCCGCCGGAACCGGCGATCAGGCCGACGCGCGGGTTATTCTGGTAAACCTCGTCGCTCAGGCCGGCGTCTTTAATCGCTTCAGCCATAGAGAGATAAGCATAAATGGACGCGTCACTCATAAAGCGCACAATTTTGCGATCGATGAGGCCTGTGGTATCAAGTTTAACGTTACCCCAGACGTGACTACGCATGCCGGAATCTTTCATCTCCTGGGAGAAGGTGATGCCAGAGCGACCTTCACGCAGAGATGCCAGGACTTCTTCCTGGTTGTTACCAATGCTGGAAACGATCCCCAGGCCAGTAATCACCGCACGTTTCATTCAAATACCTCTTCCATATCACTATTAGGATTTGACACGCACTCTAGCGTACACTTGTACGCCGAACAAGTCCGATCAGCGAAATTGTTGTGTAAATTTGCGTGATGTGACCGGTCTCGATAAAATCCCGCCACTGCCTGATAAATGAGCCATTCCCGTTGAACAACGCACCGATAGAACACGCAAAACTGGACTGGAACGACCAGGGTACACCTGTATCCCGAGAATTTGACGACGTCTATTTTTCTAATCAGAACGGTCTGGAAGAGACGGAATATGTCTTTCTGGGCGGCAATAATTTGCCCGACCGCTTCGCCACCCATCCGCGCGCACTGTTTGTCGCCGCAGAAACCGGCTTCGGCACCGGGCTGAATTTTCTGACCCTGTGGCGCGCTTTCGATCGCTTCCGCCAGGCGCAACCGCAGGCGAACCTGCAGCGGCTGCACTTTATCAGTATGGAGAAATTCCCGCTGGCGCAGGCAGATCTCGCCGCCGCCCATGCGCGCTGGCCCGAGCTGACGCCCTGGGCAGACGAACTACGACGTCAGTGGCCGCTGCCGCTGCCGGGCTGCCATCGCCTGCTGCTGGATGGCGGGCGCGTCACGCTGGATCTCTGGTTTGGCGATGTTAATACGCTTATCCACCATTTTGATGACAGCCTGCAGCGTAGCGTTGACGCCTGGTTTCTGGATGGCTTCGCGCCGTCGAAAAACCCCGATATGTGGACGCCGGCGCTGTTTGACGCCATGGCGCGGCTGGCGCGGCCCGACGGCACTTTCGCCACCTTTACGGCAGCGGGATTCGTACGTCGCGGCCTGCAGCAGGCGGGCTTCGGAGCGGGTAAACGCAAAGGCTTCGGCCGCAAGCGTGAAATGCTGTGCGGCGCGCTGGAGCAGGCGCCTGAGCTGCCCCACGCCGCGCCCTGGTATGCGCGCTCCGCCGCCGAAGGAGACGATATCGCGCTTATCGGCGGCGGCATCGCCAGTGCGCTACTGGCGCTGGCACTGCTGCGGCGCGGCAAACGGGTCACCCTTTACTGCGCCGACGACGCGCCGGCGCAAAACGCCTCCGGCAACCGCCAGGGCGCGCTCTATCCTTTGCTTAATCAGCACGACCCGGCGCTGGCGCAGTTCTTCCCCGCCGCTTTCGGCTTTGCGCGTCGGCTCTACGATGCGCTGCCGGTGAGTTTTGCCCATGACTGGTGCGGCGTTACGCAGCTTGGCTGGGATAAGAAGAGCGCCGAGAAGATTGAGCAGATGCTGGCGATGGGGCTGCCGCAGGCACTGGCGCAGGGCGTGAACGCGGACCAGGCTGAACGGCTGGCGGGCGTACCGCTCGGCTGCGGCGGCATTCACTACCCTGCCGGCGGCTGGCTGGCTCCGGGCGAGCTAACCGCCGCGCTGTTTGCGCTGGCGCAGCAGCAGGGGTTGCAGGTTCGCTGGCGACACCGGCTGGAGAGGCTGGAGCCGGAAGATGGCGGCTGGCGACTCTGCTTTGTCGACGGCGCGATGGCACGCGAGAGCAACGTAGTGCTGGCCAACGGCCACGCCATCACCTCGCTGGCGCAGAGCGAAAAACTGCCCGCCTATGCAGTCAGCGGACAGGTAAGCCATATTCCCTCCCGCGACGGGCTGGCGTCTCTGCGGCAGGTGCTGTGTTATGAGGGCTACCTGACGCCGGTCAGCCCGGCGCTCGGCACCCACTGCATCGGCGCCAGCTATCATCGCGGCGACGCTTCCGTGGCCTACCGCGAGGCGGATCAGCAGGAGAATCGGGAACGTCTGCTGCGTTGTTTGCCGCAGTGCGACTGGACCCGGGCGGTGGATGTCAGCGCCGGCGAGGCGCGCAACGGCGTGCGTTGCGCCACGCGCGATCATCTGCCGCTTGTCGGTAACCTGCCCGACTACGCCGCCACGCTGGCGCGCTATCAGGATCTGCCGCGCCAGCGCGCGCAGCAGGCGGCGATCGCGTCGGCGCCGGTCTGGCCGGGCCTGTTTGTGCTGGGCGCGCTGGGATCGCGCGGCCTGTGCAGCGGGCCGCTGGCGGCCGAGGTGCTGGCGGCGCAGCTGTGCGCCGAACCGTTACCGCTGGATCGCGCTACGCTGGCGGCGCTCAATCCGAACCGTTACTGGGTGCGTAAACTGCTGAAAGGGAAAGCGGTAAGCTGAAGAGAAGATGTTGCCTCACCGCGATTTACGTGACTAACAACCCGGCTTCATCATGGTCGGATTCCAGCGTTATAAAAAGAAAAAGCCGCGGGCTGGCACCGGCTAATCTGCGTCATTAGCCGGCGTAGACGGTAGCAAAGAAAGCGCTGGCGGCGGCAAAGAAAGCGCAGACGGCGGCAAAGAAAGCGCCATAATGTCCAACAGCGCCCACGCCTGTGCTGCTCCACACAATAAAAAAGCGGCCCGCGGGCCGCTTTTTTACATGCCAGTCAGGCTCAGGCGGGCTGGCGCGCCTGCAGGAACAGGTTATCCCACATGCCGATCACCAGCGCCTGGTCGCGCGGCGAAAGCTCGCCGGCGGCAATGGCGTTTTGCAGGCTGTTCTGCACATGGATCTGCAACGCTTCCGCGGTATGTTCACCGCTCTGCTCCAGCTCGGCAACCGCCAGAGTGAGGTGACCGCGCAGGTAGCCGCTGGCGAATAGCTCATCATCACTGGCATGCTCGACCATATCGTCAATCAGGGCCAGAATACGCGTTTCAAATTCTGCGATCATCTCAATTCCTCATTAAGTCGCGCCTCCGTTCAGCGCAGATCTTCCGGCCAGGGAAACTGCGCCGCCGTCAGCGGGGGCGTGTGATAAAAACGCTGTAATTCAGCGATAAAACGGGCCGGGCGCGCCGGAATGCCGTTTTCAAGATAGTGCATCACCTGAGCATGAACCTGACGCTGGAAAGCGATGCGATCCGGCTCATAATCTCCATTGAGATTGTCACAACTCACGTTGAAGGGGAAGCCCGCCGCAACGCTGAACATCCACTCCAGCGCCTGGGGTTTAATTTCAACCGACTCAAACTGATGCTGCGTATTGGCATCGCGCCCGTCAGGACAGTACCAGTAGCCGAAATCGACCAGCTTGCGGCGCTCGGCGCCGGCGATGCACCAGTGCGAGATCTCATGCAGCGCGCTGGCGTAATAGCCGTGCGCGAACACCACGCGA
This DNA window, taken from Mixta gaviniae, encodes the following:
- a CDS encoding YfcL family protein, producing MIAEFETRILALIDDMVEHASDDELFASGYLRGHLTLAVAELEQSGEHTAEALQIHVQNSLQNAIAAGELSPRDQALVIGMWDNLFLQARQPA
- the mnmC gene encoding bifunctional tRNA (5-methylaminomethyl-2-thiouridine)(34)-methyltransferase MnmD/FAD-dependent 5-carboxymethylaminomethyl-2-thiouridine(34) oxidoreductase MnmC → MNNAPIEHAKLDWNDQGTPVSREFDDVYFSNQNGLEETEYVFLGGNNLPDRFATHPRALFVAAETGFGTGLNFLTLWRAFDRFRQAQPQANLQRLHFISMEKFPLAQADLAAAHARWPELTPWADELRRQWPLPLPGCHRLLLDGGRVTLDLWFGDVNTLIHHFDDSLQRSVDAWFLDGFAPSKNPDMWTPALFDAMARLARPDGTFATFTAAGFVRRGLQQAGFGAGKRKGFGRKREMLCGALEQAPELPHAAPWYARSAAEGDDIALIGGGIASALLALALLRRGKRVTLYCADDAPAQNASGNRQGALYPLLNQHDPALAQFFPAAFGFARRLYDALPVSFAHDWCGVTQLGWDKKSAEKIEQMLAMGLPQALAQGVNADQAERLAGVPLGCGGIHYPAGGWLAPGELTAALFALAQQQGLQVRWRHRLERLEPEDGGWRLCFVDGAMARESNVVLANGHAITSLAQSEKLPAYAVSGQVSHIPSRDGLASLRQVLCYEGYLTPVSPALGTHCIGASYHRGDASVAYREADQQENRERLLRCLPQCDWTRAVDVSAGEARNGVRCATRDHLPLVGNLPDYAATLARYQDLPRQRAQQAAIASAPVWPGLFVLGALGSRGLCSGPLAAEVLAAQLCAEPLPLDRATLAALNPNRYWVRKLLKGKAVS
- a CDS encoding elongation factor P hydroxylase, which translates into the protein MHHHYQDLITLFDRCFQDDFQTRLIRGDDEPVYLPADDASPWHRVVFAHGYYASALHEISHWCIAGAERRKLVDFGYWYCPDGRDANTQHQFESVEIKPQALEWMFSVAAGFPFNVSCDNLNGDYEPDRIAFQRQVHAQVMHYLENGIPARPARFIAELQRFYHTPPLTAAQFPWPEDLR